cttattttttttgttttaatttgacTCGTTGATACATATTACAGTACATGTACCGTAGACAACATCTGGCGGCCTTGCGCGAGACCGAGCCCACGGCCGACGAGAACGGCGGTGGAGGCCGAGGCCAaaggccacggcggcggcggccttgcaGCCTTGCGCGTGAGGAGAGAGATGAGACGGACGCAAGAGAGGGCCACAGAGGAAGGATGGGATGTCAGGAGAGAGACCCAACCGTCTGCTAATTACATCCCCTCACCTTGCCCTCTACCTCGCCGGCCTTAACATCCCCTCTTGCAACCCGACcatctccgcggcaacccttaTTTCCTCCACCATCACCACCTTGTTCATCTTTTGCTCCGAGTGCGGCGGCCAGCACAGCATCGGCACGCCCGCCGTGAGGGCCTCCAGCACCGAGTTCCACCCGCAGTGCGTCACGAACGGCCCGGTCGGTCGCCTCGTGACGGAGCAAGTCGACCTGCGGCGCCCACAGCTTGACGATGTGGCCACGGCCACCGGTGCGCTCCAAGAATCGCCCGGCAGCAGATCTTCGAGGTCGGGGTCGCTGAGCGGGGCTCGCAGCACGACCCACAGGAAACGATGTCCGGAGTTCTCTAGGCCTACAGAGATCTCCCTTAGCTGCTCCTTGGATCTTAGAGACTCGAAGGACTCGAACGTGTTCACCAGGATGCGATCGGCATCCGGGATCCGGGACAGCGAGGCCATCGTCGCCTCGTACGTGTCGCTCCCCGGGTCCTCGAGCATTTCGCCGAGTAGGTGGGAGGCCGGAACGGGCGGCACGCCAGAGAACTCGACAGGGATCGGATATACGGAGTAACAGTTAAGCTTGGCTTGTGAGGACCCAATTTTGAAGGCAACCACGTAGCTAACGTAGCTAGCTTAGTGATTGAAGGACGACATGAACGATAGTATGGCCAAAGAAGGACGGATGGTGTGGTGGAGCATCCTGCAATTATTATTCGTCTGCCGGAACTGAGAGAGACgcatttttcttgttctatCAAGAGATGGAAGGAGAATTGTTGAAAAGTGATCCGAATCCGTTACCAACTCTTGCTGGACATAAAAGGATAGGTTTGGATTTTGTGTTGGTATACGATTTGAACTCGTTTTTTCTTATCCTTTTAGGACTCATCTTTGTTGCCCGTTATATATACCATGTAGTCACACCTAAAGACGGTTTGTCGTCTCGTGCTTGTAGTACTCCAACATAGTGAAGTTGCGCCTTCGTGCATACGTGGTTTTTCCCGCAAGGGTTTCCACTTTTAAATTCGTGTCTCTCGTTTCTATTTTAATCTCTATTTTTGTAACAATTGCTACCGGAGCCATTGTTATTGAGATTAATGTTTTGAGACACTTTCGGCGAGTTGGTTTCGCCGAGTTCGAGCTGTTGCCGCCTCGCCGGTGTCAGTTTCCCGTTCCGCTGCCGAGTACCGCCGAGCTGGTCTTCTACTCGGATCGTTTGAAGACGCCTCCCCGTTTTGGTCTTCTGTTCGGTTTCGGCGGACAAGACTACGCGAAGCAAGCTAGCAGCGAGCGACCAGAGCAATCAGGCAGAAGTGTCAGGCGAAGTCTCCGTGGATCGtaccagagaaaaaaaaattgatcgaGTGCAAGGCCTCACAGCGACGTGGAGCTGCTGATCACCTGCTCTGCTTCTCACGTGGAGCTGCTGATCAACAATTCTTTTGGGCTAGCAAATTGCTACGTCCACCCACGTTTTTGCCAGGTGCTATCTATTCAAGTTTTTTCTCCGCAAATTAAGGCTTGTACTACTTTGTGCACACGGTTTAATCTATTTATGGCTACCATGAAGTATGATTTTCCGCTGCTGGATCGTGACACAAGGTTTTCCCTATGCCAAGTCAAGATGCGGGCATTTTTGGCGCAAGTCGATTATGACGATGCACTGGATGGTTTTGCGAAAAAGAAATCTGTTGACTGGACTgatgaggagaagagaaaggatCGCAAAGCTCTGTCTCAAATTCAACTCCATCTACACAACAATATTTTGTAAGAAGTTTTGGCTGAGAAGACAGCCGCCGCTTTATGGTCAAAGTTGGAAGAGATTTGCATGTCAAAAGATCTCACCAGTAAAATGCATCTCAAACAAAAGTTATTTCTCCACCGACTGCAAGAAGAAGGTAATGTGTTAAATCACATCACTGAGTTTAAGGAGATTATATCTGACCTAGCGGCAATGGAAGTTAAGTATGATGAATAAGATATGTGTTTAACGCTCCTATGTTCACTGCCAAGTTATTATACCAATTTTAGAGATACCATATTATACAGCCGTGATACTCTCACCCTTAATGAGGTTTATGAAGCTTTACACTccaaggagaagatgaagcatATGGTATCTCACGTTGGTTCAAGTTCGTCCCATGGTGATGGATTATCTGTCCGTGGCAGGACAAATGAGAGGAGCTCAAATAATGGAAATAGAGGCAAATACAAGTTTTGCAAACATTGCAAGAAAAACAGGCATGAAATCTTCGAGTGTTACAAGttgcagaacaaggagaaaatgaaTGACAAATTCAAACAGAAGGATCAACAAGAGAATGATGCCCGAGCCACCGTTGTTAGCAAACAAGATTTTGATGGTGATGTTCTCGTTGTCTTTACCGGTGATTCCAAGATGAGAGATGTTTGGGTTCTTGATACTGCATGTACTTTCCACATGACTCCGCACCGGGAGTGGTTTGCAACGTATGAACCGATGCCAAATGGTTCTGTATTTATGGGCGATGATTCGCCGTGCGAGATTGCAGGCATTGGCACCATTCAAATCAAGATGTTTGATGGCACTATCAGAACTTTATCGGATGTTCGTCATATTCCGAGtttgaagaaaaatcttaTCTCTTTGAGTACTCTTGATAATAAAAGGTACAAATATTCAGGTGGAGATGGGATCGTCAAGGTCACAAAAGATTCTCTTGTTGTGATGAAAGGTAATATGAAGGTTGCAAACCTTTACCACCTTCGAGGTAACACAATTACTGGTAGTACTGAGATGATGACAAAGCCAGTTTTTGCCAATAAGTTTGAGTTTTGCTCAGAATTAGTTGGTATTAATCACTAGTTCTATGGACTTTACACAAGGTTTTTATGTTCATTTGTTTGGAGGTGTTTATTTCTTCGACTACTGGAGTGGATTCGGTTCAAGGTGGAGATTGTTGAAAAGTGATCCAAATCCGTTACCAACTCTTGCTAGGCGTAGTAGGATAGGTTTGGGCTTTGTGTCGGTATACGAGTTGAACTCgtttttccttgttcttttACGACTCATCTTTGTTGCCCGTTATATATACCTCATGTAGTCACACCTAAAGACGGTATGTCGTCTCGTGCTTGTAATACTCCAACATAGTGAAGGCGTCCGTGGTTTTTCCCGAAAAGGTTTTCACGTTAAAATTCGTGTCTCTCATTTTTAGTTTAATCTCTATTTTCGTAACAAATAGATGGAAAGAGAACAGAGGCAGATAAATTCACATTGCTGTGGACATCAGCGTGCGTCAAAGCAGATGCAGCTCCGTGCCATCGGCCATCACATACAGAACAATTCAGAGGCGATGATGGTTGGCGCAAGACCTTTATCAATTGCCTGTTCCTTGCGTACCAATTTCCATTTGCACACCGAGAGGAGAGTATCAGTCGCCGTCCCTGTTTAATATTTGATCATtcaaccaccaccaccaagcaCAATATTATTTCTGTATTTCCAAATCCTCACAGGATCTCCAAATTTTCCAGTTCGTCTGCCTTATGAACAGCAATCCGGCCATCAGCTACTcttctgcttttttttctggtaGCTATAACAGGCCGTCGATTGTTTGAACAAATGACTCGAAATTACACACATGCAAGAAGTGTTTCAAAGCTGGAGCAGACTCGATCGTCGGAAGAACGTCACACGGCTTGCCAACGCTCATGCTTCACGTTTTTTTATCACTTCCACGTCTGACAAGAACTGGTTGAACGCCGTGAGCGACGAGCCGCCGTCGTTCCAGGCCGCGGCAGCGCCTTCTTTGTGAGCCGCAGCATGGGCCCTGAGCTCCCCGCCCTCCTCGGACTCCATGACCAGCCTCACCTTGCCTtccacctcgccggccttCACCAGCCCCTGTTGCCACCCGACCATCTCCACGGCCACCTTCATCTCCTGCACCATGAGTAGCTTGTTCATCTTCTGCTCCGAGTAGAGCGGCCAGCACAGCATCGGCACGCCAGCCGTGAGGGCCTCCAGCACCGAGTTCCACCCGCAGTGCGTAATGAATGCGCCGGTCGCCTTGTGGTGGAGCACGTCGACCTGAGGCGCCCACTGCTTGACGACGAGGCCACGGCCGTTGGTGCGCTCCAAGAACCCGTCTGGCAGGAAAGTATCGATATCTGGATCGGCAAGGGCGTCGAACGGCTTCTCCGGTTTGTCACCGGCAGGGGCTCGCACGACCCACAGGAATCGGTGGCCAGAGTTCTCCAGGCCGACGGCGATCTCCTTGAGTTGCTCCTGGGAGTGGTTTCCAGCGCTCCCGAAGCAGAGGAACACGACGCTGTGGTCCGGTTGCCCGTCTAACCAGGCAAGGCACTCATGCCGATCTTTTGCGCCGCCTATACCACCAACAAATGGCCCGATGCAGTATACCGGAGGCATGACCTGGCCGGGGACGCATCGAGGGTCCCGGAGAGCAACCACAGCCGGAGCTTCCAACGACTCGAAGGTGTTCACCAGGATGCCACTGGCCTTTGGGACACGGCACAACAAGCTCATCGTCACCTTGTATATGTCGCTCTCCGGATCCTCGAGCATTTCGCCGAACAGGTGGGAAGCAGGAATCGGTGTGAGGCCAAAGAACTCAACAGGGGCGTCTCCCCGCTCCTTGAAGCTTGTCCCGCCCTGCGTAAGGACATAAGGAAGCTgggcgaaggcggcgagggaggcggcgctggaggtGAACAGGACGTAGTCGGGGATCCCGAGCCTCTCGGCGACGCCCTGTGCTTCGGTGGACAGCGAGTCGACGATCAGCGCGTGCACGCGCAtggagcggaggaggtcgtGGAGGCGGTCGTTGTGGCGGCCCACGATGTCGAGGTACCTGAGGATGAACTGCGCGTCGGGGATCAGCGCCGGCGCGTCCTCGGCGCGCGGGAGCGTGTGGAAGCGGACGGACggcatggaggcggcggcgcgggcgacggcggcggcgaagccggCGTCTGGGTTGACCGCGGGGTCGATGAGCGCGACGGTGATGGCGTACCCGCGCGCCAGGAGCGCGTCGGCGAGGTGCATCATGGGGACGAAGTGGCTCACGGCGAGGCCGGGGTACAGGACGacgttcttcttctccatggaTTATCTCAAGACTAGCTTTGAGTTTGTGAGAGCGGATTAGTACGCCGTTTTGAAGGCAATCCTGCGTGGCTTAAATGTTCAATGATAGATCGATGATTAGTAGCTAAAGTTATTTAAGTGACTCTTTAGACGCATGGTGTGGTGTGGTGTGGCGTCGCTTGTTGTGATGAGGTGGATATCCTAcgattaaaaaaagaagaagaagacaaaccACTTTTCTAGAAACAAATCCGCAATTATTAAAATACAGTAAACCACGTGGCAAACGTGGTTAGCAATAAAAAATGCAATCAAAAAGTAAAACGCATCGAGCTAGCTACTCCGAGCCTACGAGCTCTCTGAGCGTTTTTGACTGCTGCGCAAACCAAATTTGGTGGCCTCCTGTTCACTGGGCTTAATTTGCACTTTTCCAGCCCACTTCGCTGTGTCCCTCGGACCCATGGGCCATGACGACGGAGCTCCCAATTCTATCTGTTTTATTCGTCCTTTCGCGGTTTCGCCTTCTTGGTTtggctaaaaaaaaatcgtccTTCAcctttcgctcaaaaaaaaaataaaaaatcgtCATTTCGCCTTCTTTAGGCACGATGGTAGTGGAGATGTGTTACCTTTTCTTTCGACTTCCATATATCTCGCTGAATAAACCTATATAGCCTTTTTTTCTGTGGATATATATTCTTGTTCGTTTGTATTTTCTTCCTTGCTTGATTCGTACAACAGCCATGGTACTTGCTCTTTGTGTTCACGCTACAAAATTTGTGATGTTAAATGGCGATTAAAACCACAACTCATAATTGTATCTCGGGATCATCttttcattgtttttcttcGTATTCCTTCTATCTTATGGATCTGCAGAAGATATGCAAAATCTTTGGCAAACCGActtagaaagaaagaaatatgcCATGGCTGCTTGAGCTAGGGTCATTCCAAATATATTGTAGTACGTCCATAGCTCCATGCTACAAATTGAGATCTACAGATTAATTTGGGTCATTCATATTTTCCCATGTATTAATGTCGTCCATCTTATTTTCAAATATTTCTATCTTCCTTTCATCAAGATGTACGGGCACTGCAACGCGTGCCTTCATGTTCTAGCATAATCTTCAAATGCCCCTTTACTTCCTACCCATACAACTGTAGATATCGTTCAAAATGTGTTTAGATCAGTTGTTCTCTAATTTTGCACAAAAGTTTCACATGGCAAGTTTATATCAATTTTGTGAGAATATAACATGCAAAATTGATATAAACTTTGTATGAGAACATAACATGCAAAATTGATATAAACTTTGTATGAGAACATAACATGCAAAATTGATATAAACTTGCCATTGTGAAACTTTTGT
The Brachypodium distachyon strain Bd21 chromosome 2, Brachypodium_distachyon_v3.0, whole genome shotgun sequence genome window above contains:
- the LOC100821189 gene encoding anthocyanidin 5,3-O-glucosyltransferase — translated: MEKKNVVLYPGLAVSHFVPMMHLADALLARGYAITVALIDPAVNPDAGFAAAVARAAASMPSVRFHTLPRAEDAPALIPDAQFILRYLDIVGRHNDRLHDLLRSMRVHALIVDSLSTEAQGVAERLGIPDYVLFTSSAASLAAFAQLPYVLTQGGTSFKERGDAPVEFFGLTPIPASHLFGEMLEDPESDIYKVTMSLLCRVPKASGILVNTFESLEAPAVVALRDPRCVPGQVMPPVYCIGPFVGGIGGAKDRHECLAWLDGQPDHSVVFLCFGSAGNHSQEQLKEIAVGLENSGHRFLWVVRAPAGDKPEKPFDALADPDIDTFLPDGFLERTNGRGLVVKQWAPQVDVLHHKATGAFITHCGWNSVLEALTAGVPMLCWPLYSEQKMNKLLMVQEMKVAVEMVGWQQGLVKAGEVEGKVRLVMESEEGGELRAHAAAHKEGAAAAWNDGGSSLTAFNQFLSDVEVIKKREA
- the LOC104582609 gene encoding UDP-glycosyltransferase 13-like, whose translation is MASLSRIPDADRILVNTFESFESLRSKEQLREISVGLENSGHRFLWVVLRAPLSDPDLEDLLPGDSWSAPVAVATSSSCGRRRSTCSVTRRPTGPFVTHCGWNSVLEALTAGVPMLCWPPHSEQKMNKVVMVEEIRVAAEMVGLQEGMLRPAR